The Deltaproteobacteria bacterium genomic interval CGTCACCGTCAACCACACCCGGTATGAGCCCGGCGACGAGTTCCCCCAGCACGTCCATGAAGAGTCCGAGGACGTGCTCTTCGTGTTCACAGGCTCTGGCTGGCTGAAGGAAGGCGAGCGGATGACCCCAGTCCAGGCTGGTGACGTGATCTTCGTTCGCCCCGGTGAGGTACACGGGGTCGTAGCGGGATCGACCGGCATGGCGATCCTCGGCTGCCAGGCGCCGCCTGATCCCAAGCGAGAGCGGCTTGCCCGCGAAGCCGGGCGGTAGCGGACTCTGTGGCCGCGATTGGCCTTGGCGTTCATGGCGGAGGCCAGGATGCTCTACATGATCATCGAGCACTTCCGAGACGGCGATCCCGTTCCGGTGTACCGCCGCCTTCGCGACGAAGGCAGACTCATGCCTCACGACCTTCGCTACGTGGCGAGTTGGGTGACGGAGGACTTCCGGATAAAGCACTACGACCCGCAGCACGCGCCGGATCCCAAGGCCTGGCTCGCCCTGGACGAGGGGGAGCGCACAGAGCTCGTTCTTCAGTACCACCGGCGCGCGCGAGTGAGACTGCCCAACGTGAGACTCCATGCAACGATTCATGTCATCGTGGAGAACCAGGTCGCGCTCGGTGACGAGATCCCCGTTCGCCGGACGCTCGAGCGGTTGCGGGCAGAGGGGCTCGATCGACACGACGCCGTTCACGCCGTTGGCTCCGTCGTCGCGAAGCGTATCTACGAGCTGCTGAAGGAAGGTCTCCCCACCGGCGACCCGAACGAGCCCTACTGGGCCGAGCTGGAGAGCCTCACTGCGGAGGGTTGGAGGCATGGCGGCTGAGGCACCGATGGACGTCCTCGGCCTCGACCACGTCGATCTCACCGTCAACGATCTCGCGCGCTCGATTCCCTTCTACGAGAAGGTTCTCGGCGCCCTCGGCTTCCGCCGCGTGCCCCACGCGACATACGTCGCGTGGGCCAACGCTCACCTCGCCATCGTGCTTCGCCCGGCGGAGCGCA includes:
- a CDS encoding DUF1841 family protein, which produces MKHYDPQHAPDPKAWLALDEGERTELVLQYHRRARVRLPNVRLHATIHVIVENQVALGDEIPVRRTLERLRAEGLDRHDAVHAVGSVVAKRIYELLKEGLPTGDPNEPYWAELESLTAEGWRHGG
- a CDS encoding cupin domain-containing protein → MATILNVNREGKPLAMGDTITNIIVSREIGARHVTVNHTRYEPGDEFPQHVHEESEDVLFVFTGSGWLKEGERMTPVQAGDVIFVRPGEVHGVVAGSTGMAILGCQAPPDPKRERLAREAGR